A single Klebsiella variicola DNA region contains:
- the rseP gene encoding sigma E protease regulator RseP — protein sequence MLSVLWNLAAFIIALGVLITVHEFGHFWVARRCGIRVERFSIGFGKALWRRMDKQGTEFVIALIPLGGYVKMLDERVEAVAPEMRHYAFNNKTVGQRAAVIAAGPIANFIFAIFAYWLVFIIGVPGVRPVVGEITPNSVAAQAQIAKGTELKAIDGIETPDWDAVRMQLVAKIGNPQTILTVAPFGTNQRQDKIVDLRHWAFEPDKQDPVTSLGIQPRSAQIDTVLAEVQTGSAAQKAGLQAGDRIVKVDGQPLTQWMTFVNLVRDNPGKALALEIERQGSALPLTLTPDAKTVKGKAEGFAGVVPKVIPLPEEYKTVRQYGPFAAIAEATDKTWQLMSLTVRMLGKLITGDVKLNNLSGPISIAQGAGMSAEFGLIYYLMFLALISVNLGIINLFPLPVLDGGHLLFLAIEKLKGGPVSERVQDFSYRIGSILLVLLMGLALFNDFSRL from the coding sequence ATGCTGAGCGTGCTCTGGAATCTGGCAGCTTTTATCATTGCGCTTGGCGTACTGATTACGGTGCATGAGTTTGGCCATTTTTGGGTGGCGCGCCGCTGCGGCATCCGGGTTGAGCGTTTTTCTATCGGCTTTGGCAAAGCGCTGTGGCGGCGGATGGATAAGCAGGGCACGGAGTTCGTGATTGCCCTGATCCCGCTGGGCGGCTACGTCAAGATGCTGGACGAGCGCGTCGAGGCGGTGGCGCCGGAGATGCGCCACTACGCCTTCAACAATAAAACCGTCGGCCAGCGTGCGGCGGTGATTGCCGCCGGCCCCATCGCTAACTTCATTTTCGCTATCTTTGCTTACTGGCTGGTCTTTATTATCGGCGTTCCTGGCGTGCGACCGGTGGTGGGTGAAATAACGCCCAATTCGGTTGCCGCGCAAGCACAAATTGCAAAAGGAACGGAACTTAAAGCGATAGATGGTATCGAAACGCCTGATTGGGATGCGGTGCGTATGCAGCTGGTCGCCAAAATCGGCAACCCGCAAACAATACTTACCGTCGCCCCTTTCGGGACCAATCAGCGCCAGGATAAAATCGTCGATCTGCGGCACTGGGCGTTTGAGCCAGACAAGCAAGATCCCGTGACCTCGCTGGGGATCCAGCCGCGCAGCGCGCAGATTGATACGGTGCTGGCGGAGGTCCAGACGGGCTCGGCAGCTCAGAAAGCGGGTTTGCAAGCGGGCGACCGGATCGTTAAAGTCGATGGTCAACCGTTAACGCAGTGGATGACGTTTGTTAATCTGGTGCGAGATAATCCGGGCAAAGCGCTGGCGCTGGAGATTGAACGGCAGGGGAGTGCGCTGCCGTTAACCCTGACGCCGGATGCGAAAACGGTAAAAGGTAAGGCAGAAGGGTTCGCAGGGGTGGTGCCAAAGGTCATCCCGCTACCTGAGGAATACAAGACAGTACGTCAGTACGGACCGTTTGCCGCCATCGCTGAAGCCACGGATAAAACCTGGCAGCTGATGTCACTGACGGTCAGGATGCTGGGTAAATTGATAACCGGTGATGTCAAACTGAACAACCTCAGTGGGCCGATCTCTATCGCTCAGGGGGCTGGAATGTCAGCGGAGTTTGGGTTGATTTATTATCTGATGTTCCTTGCGCTGATTAGCGTGAACCTCGGAATCATCAACCTGTTCCCACTGCCCGTACTGGATGGGGGACATCTGCTGTTTTTAGCGATCGAAAAGCTGAAGGGCGGGCCGGTATCCGAGCGAGTTCAAGACTTTAGTTATCGCATTGGCTCAATACTGCTGGTGCTGTTAATGGGGCTTGCACTTTTCAATGATTTCTCTCGGTTATAA